The DNA region TGGGAGACTTGTCCAGGTAAAACTTGTTTTTTCttgtactttgttttttttactgtgaaatactgttaaaaaaagaagggtttttagctatttacaattatttttatatgtaaattgttgtatattttgatgggtcttccaatttttttgaaagacaCATTAAATTAAGCCAAATTGTTGTCTGGTTTCccaaattatgtataaaatagaaaaaagtcaAGTATTAGAGGAAAATTTGTCAATTTGTCTTATGAAACATTGTTTTTGCAACCAAACAGAGCATAATGTGGTGAATTTCTGATGGCCATTGTGACGAATGtgatgaatttttcttttgtaaaggTATAAGGGTAAGACTGTTAGATATCTGTTCTGTTAATACTGTCAAAAATGATGAAGGGAGAATTTTAAAGCAAGTTTTTTCCTTGCATTTGGAGGTCTGCTCTGTTCCAATTTCTGCTATAATTTCTTTAGTGGTCCTAAAAATTTCTTAGtttaaaaagatagtttttgaTTTGTGCATATATATTATGCATTATCAACTTTGATGATTAAGTAACATTCTACCTGATCTTGTAAACGGAGTGTATGTTGAAAAATGGTTGAACAGCTGTGGAATGCCTATTTTCCAAAGCATCAAGTGGTTCTCATTTATTTGTATATTCAGACAACTTGATTTATGATGTTGCCGAAAGTATTTTCTCATCCAGAATTATGATTCTAGAATTCCATTTCAATTTACTACTATTGTATTTGGAATTTGGGTTTGTAGTTTGATACTTTACACTCTTTGATGTTCATTACTGTGACAATATTATCATGTTTTTAATACGTCAAGTACTCTCTTATAAAATATTGGGTCCCCTGgtctttcttcttcattataTGTGGTGAAATGAAGTGTCCTTTTATTATGGGACATTCTTCGCATGTACCTGCAGTGCAGTAGCATTCAAGTAATGCCCTTTGATTTCACCTGTTTCAGCCTGAGTTAAGAATAACAAGTTCTTCATTACCTAGCATAGAATAGCCACTTAGAATTACCACAAGTGAGAACTTCATTCATTTTGAATTATTTGTCAAACTTACTTACATAGAAGTTCCCTTTGGAGCTTCTAGTGGAAgaagttctttttgttttattggacGCACTTGGTGAGTAGGTCTGTAACAGTATGTCCCTTTGGCATACATTATATACCCATACATGTGTTGTCTTGTTCAATAATGAGAACCTTGCTAGCCTTGTAGTTATCATTTAACATAGCTGAAGTGAAAATCTTATTCAGTTGGACCCTTTTAATCTGATTCAGGGAGGATATAAGCAATACACTTCGGGTACTTGTTGCTACGGATTGTCATCTGGGATACATGGAGAAGGATGAAATACGGCGGCATGATTCTTTCCAGGCATTTGAGGAGATATGCTCAATAGCAGAGCAAAAGCAGGTAGCAGGTTATGGCCTATTATCAcctttttcttgaaaaataatGACTTATCAGTTATCAATCCTATAAGGAGGGAGCAGAGGATATTTCTAATATTCTTTCTTCATATGGAGAGAACCTCCTCTTTGTGTATTTTACGCAGACTAGTTTGTAAATTCTTTCAAAAGCTGGTACCTGTTATCTTTAGCAGAAGGGTCTGCTCTTACTTATATTTGTCTATGTTGCTCATTTTTCCAATGCCAACTTTATTATTTAGCCACTCTTCAATTTATTCCTGGAAATTTTGAAACATTGCTCTTTCAGTTTTGCTCTTGTACaagtttcttcaaattttctGGTAGATGATAAATTCCTGTCATTTTCAAGTCTAAatttgaataaaagatctgTATCAGAGAGCTTGGCTTGGTGGAAATCATTTCTCTTCCTGGGATATTGTCTTAGCCAAGTATATAACTTAGTATTTATCTATACATATCAAAGACTACTCACCGATGCCTATCTGCTATCAGGTTGATTTCTTACTCCTTGGAGGTGATCTTTTCCATGAGAATAAGCCCTCAAGGACAACATTAGTCAAGGCCATTGAGATTCTCCGACGTCATTGCCTCAATAATCAGCCAGTGCAGTTCCAAGTCGTTAGTGACCAGACTGTGAATTTCCCAAATACGTAATGACATAATGTGCACttgcttaacacttaataaaaattgttgggttttttttttgttttggttcttGCTCTGTGTATTATGGTTGACTTATGGTTGCTAGCTTCATGTCTATGTTCACATTTAGCTTCTTAAATAGGTTCCTGCCATGTAAGTAACAAGCCTTACTGTACAGTTAAGTTTAGGAGTATAATCATGCTACCTGTGAAAATGTTGCAAGTCCaaccaacacccccccccccaccccaggGGCATCGGATTCTCTTTGTATGATAATCTTCCTTTTTCTGCATTTTAATAAAGcttttccttatataaaaaaacaaaaaattgttgtcCTTCAGAGTTGTGTTTGTTTAAAATCTCTAGCTAATCCTTTCCCATATGAAGTTAAGCTTAGTAAACTTATGTTCTGTATGCACACACAGGGAGGAATGTACACAATACAAATATTATGTATTTGTTGCATGTGTGTCTATGTCAGAAGCATTATTATTACTTTCTTATTCTTCACTTCCTAACAATGTGAAACTTTTAACAGATTTGGTCATGTAAATTACGAAGATCCCCACTTCAATGTTGGCCTGCCGGTATTCAGTATTCATGGAAATCATGATGACCCTGCTGGAGTGGTATGGATGTTATGGTAAAATGCTGtaggttattttcttttttctatgtTTTAAGCACAAATACTAATAAGGCAGTTTTCACcagatttttttatatgatttttagcATCCCTTTTGTTTTAAGCACAACCTTAATCTGGTTCAAGTATAGGCTAGCTTTCTGGTAAAGTTCATTTATAGTAAGGGTAGAACCAAAGGCCAGGGTTCAAGTCCCCCGCAAATAAGTTTGTCCTTTGGCCATAGCTTAGGTGGTGAATGTATAGTAAGGGGTTAGGCTAGGTCTTAAGTTCAAATATTATCAGTACAGAACAAAATAACAaagtattttgatttgaacCACAACAGGAGGTGGCCTCCTTTTAAAGgtatgaaaaataaagaaaaggaagacaCAGAGAGAGGTTTCAAATTTGTGAATGGTTTCCCATGAAAATTCCACCACTTGCATGCCAATATCTCCAAGGACTtgcatttttttgtttcatcCATAATGATTACCTTTGGTGGGAAGATTAGAGATCATGCAGAGAAATATCTACTGTTCTTGAAAATAGAGTGAGGAACCCTGATTTGGTGGGTTTTCCTAACCCCATATGTTATCTCTAGGACAAACATAATATGAGCTTGCCATCCTGATATGGGTTGACCGGATCAAGAAAGCAGTCAGACAGCTTCCTTCTGGATTCTTACTTCGGTTTGGATAACTTTTGGCTTAACTGATGATCTGACTCTTGCACACTGAGGTGTGCATATTCAAATGCCAAATAGTAGGGGCAGGGGCTTCTTAATACGTCAGTTAGGCCTTGGATTTGTTGTTTATCTGTTTTAACttgaaataattaattacaGCATGTTGGCAGTTTAAATGAATACTGATGGAGCTGCAGTTTCTATTGCTGGCAGtattttctaaatacattaagaaAAAACTTATGTTTCTCACCTAGCCAcaaagaaattttctttctgcccttcattttttttgataaatatatacATGAATCAATCTTCCTAGACCGTGTTTGCTTCAGTTCTTCAGTATTTTCTAAATGCATCTAAGGAAGCTTATGTTTCGTACCTAGCTGCAAAGCAATGTGCTTTCTGCCCTTCAATTTGGTTGATAAATATATACGTGGATCAATCTTCCTAGACTGTGTTTTCTCCAGTTCTTCAAACCATGAAATTGTTTTCCTTATGTGTGACTGTGACAGGACAACCTTTCTGCGGTGGACATTCTCTCAGCCTGCAATCTTGTTAACTATTTTGGGAAAATGGTTCTTGGGGGTTCTGGTGTCGGTCAAATTGCTCTTCACCCTATTCTTATTAGAAAGGTTTGTCAGTGTATTTTATTAGCATCAGACTTGGTAGATAAGTCTCTTTGTTGTGCAAGTAATAACTCCTAACAAATTGTAGGGTTCAACAGCTGTAGCTCTCTATGGTCTTGGAAACATTAGAGATGAACGGCTAAATAGAATGTTTCAGGTACTTTATACAGCACATTTTCATTCCATCTTTTGGTTAGTGACTTCAAGTATGCTGAGATAATTGTtgctttacaattttttgtgcAGACACCACATGCTGTACAATGGATGCGGCCTGAAGCTCAAGAAGGGTGTCAAGTGTCAGATTGGTTCAACATTCTAGTTCTTCATCAGAACAGgttgtctgtgtttttttttttttggagagcaTGTATTGTAAGAAATGGTTGCTTTATCTTATGTTCTCATTGAACTCTTCAGCCTTTGAACACTTACATGGTCTATATTATAATACTCTTGGTTTTCATTATATGTGAATATTGATCTTCTCCTAATGTGGTTTGCAGAGTAAAGACCAACCCTAAAAACGCAATAAATGAGCATTTTTTACCACGATTCCTTGACTTCATTGTGTGGGGACATGAACATGAATGTCTTGTGGACCCTCAGGTACTGCAGAATGGATAACCTTTTCCCTATACtcgctcactctctctctctctctctctcttatcgTGTCTGATTGAATTCAATGTGGATTTTGATTTCCACAGGAAGTTCCCGGGATGGGGTTTCACATTACACAACCAGGTTCTTCAGTTGCAACATCACTAATTGATGGAGAATCAAAGCCAAAGCATGTGCTTCTTTTAGAAATTAAGGTCGTCCTTGGACAAaacttcaaatatatttttgacaGCAGTTTCTATCTCTTATTTTTATATCCCAGTGCCTTTTTGATGTTAAAGCATAATGATACAGGGGAACCAGTATCGTCCAACTAAGATACCTTTAACATCAGTGAGACCTTTTGAGTATACAGAGGTAAGTCAGTGTCATTTTCTTCATATATGTAGTAATTTTAGTAATTACCCAAATCTTTGTAATGCAGATCATATTAAAGGATGAACCTGACATCGACCCGAATGATCAAAACTCAATTCTCGAACACTTGGACAAAGTGGTATTTATTAGTTCCTCATATTAGCAATTGATTTGTAccttttcaattttcctttgTCCTTTTGTTTGGGTTGCAAGGTGCTATTTATTTATGaagattttttattagattttgaatttattcAGGTCAggaatttaattgagaaatctAGTAAAAAGGCTATTAACAGATCAGAGCTCAAACTTCCATTGGTCCGAATAAAGGTATTTTCtgtgtatatttttaaatgatagTACTGTAAAAGGTAATTGACACATCTGAACATCACTTGTTCCtcttgccaaaaaaaaatgcaaatccTATTTTTCACCTATGGAACAGTTGCAACCTGCATGTGTCATTGTCCTGATTTGAAGTGTTGAAGTTTTTCTACTACCATGTTTAATAAAAGCCTTGACTCCCCCTTTATGTTAGGATTAATGAATCCTTGTTTTGCCATTGAGTTTATTTAGAGCCATACTTTCTTTTGACTACTTGGCTATGTGTCTTCTCTCATTGCCTCCACTTTTGGTTTTTGCGTCTTCTATCCTTTCattttcaaatcaaatcaagCAGCACTTTTGTGCCTATGCTTATGTTACTCTTCAGCAGTTACTGGCCAACCATCTCCGGCAATGATTcttaatcttattttttttggttagtcaTCCATCTTCACATCCTTGATAGATTTACATCCACTTCCACTATGCTTTGGCTGTTTAGCTAGTCTCATAGCCATATAttagttgggttcaagttacaattggcgtaactttaagcaatattacaccactcaatattttttagcGGATGCAAATTaggacaaatccaccattgaattacattttattcttatatctttcatgcttgcaaaatttcaaaatgactgacaatcaataactatattatctattaaatttttaattttcaagtttttgtattttaaaatcatGCATAAAAGATGATTTCATGGATCGAAtattaaataacatttgattgacacaaaatttgacatgtgtattatgaACATTCAACATAGAGAATATGTAATCTATTGGTgggattttcaaattattaatccaataaaaagttactatgtaatgtaatattacttaaagttacactTGAAATTTAACTTGATCCTAACTCTACatgcatacacacacacataatttaACTAGCTTGTTTTTAATGGTTTtaaatcttttaattattttcagtGTCTAAATTCCATTGCAGTCCTTTGTGAATGATAATGGGTATTTTTTGCATAGCAAAATGTTTTATTAGCCTCATTGTGGCTTTATAATATTTGTGGTTGATTTGGCAGGTAGATTACTCTGGCTTTATGACAATAAATCCTCAAAGATTTGGGCAAAAGTATGTGGGGAAGGTACCTTCAATCACCAGTCATCCTAGATCAGTATACTAATGCTGATTTTTCTTGAGCAACATATTTGAGAGATTATTAATTCTTAAGTTTTGTTAGGTCGCAAATCCCCAAGACATTCTTATCTTCTCAAAGGCTTCAAGAAAGGGTCGCAGTGATGGTAATTTAAATCATCTATGTAAAATCTGTTATTTACCCACTCGACATTTTGGTTTTGTTAGAATAATggataaatgattaaattcatcatttcttaacagtttaagcttttgggacaagtGGTACTTTATCAAGTTTCATGTAAATTCATCTATATTTTGTGCATTTCTAGGATATGGTTTGGTTTGTCTTGTTTTGGAGgtctaaatattattttgaattttagttgTAGGTACGGTACCACAATATGTTGTTATGGTGTGAGATCTACATAAAACATGCTGCAGGTACATATATCAATGCAATTTTAGGTGCTCTATCTTAGCCTAGGTAAAACCAGGGCCACCCATCACTTGAGCTCACTTCAAACACAATACTTTCCAGCATTACTTCCAGATCCAAAGAGATTGATGAGAACTAACCTACTACACTACAAATGTCCCCCCCAGAGCCTCAAATTGTTACCCTTCTAAAGTAACAACATGACTAACAAGAATCGATTGACATCCTCTATAAATCACAAAGTCCTAGTTCATCTTCAAACCTTTGACTTCATTGACTCATAAAGAAAATGGGTGATAGTGATGACAAGTGATATGATAAAAAATGGTGAGGATAATAGCCCGTTAGCAGCAGAACAAAGGATAATAACTGGtctaaacatttaatttttgttccaaCTGGggataaaaaaatcacatgtttCATGGACTCGGTTGAAGTTTTGGATTTGATTGTCTTCCAAATGGTTCCACCATTTTGATTGTCCAGCTACCCAT from Castanea sativa cultivar Marrone di Chiusa Pesio chromosome 6, ASM4071231v1 includes:
- the LOC142638285 gene encoding double-strand break repair protein MRE11 isoform X1; the encoded protein is MGDLSREDISNTLRVLVATDCHLGYMEKDEIRRHDSFQAFEEICSIAEQKQVDFLLLGGDLFHENKPSRTTLVKAIEILRRHCLNNQPVQFQVVSDQTVNFPNTFGHVNYEDPHFNVGLPVFSIHGNHDDPAGVDNLSAVDILSACNLVNYFGKMVLGGSGVGQIALHPILIRKGSTAVALYGLGNIRDERLNRMFQTPHAVQWMRPEAQEGCQVSDWFNILVLHQNRVKTNPKNAINEHFLPRFLDFIVWGHEHECLVDPQEVPGMGFHITQPGSSVATSLIDGESKPKHVLLLEIKGNQYRPTKIPLTSVRPFEYTEIILKDEPDIDPNDQNSILEHLDKVVRNLIEKSSKKAINRSELKLPLVRIKVDYSGFMTINPQRFGQKYVGKVANPQDILIFSKASRKGRSDAKIDDSERLRPEELNQQNIEALVAENNLKMEILPVNDLDVALHNFVNKDDKMAFYSCLRYNLEETRNKIAKDADALKFEEEDLILKVGECLEERVKERSARPKDTAQFTSTSQPLGDSRSRSTAGLESAVSFSDDEDTTQLSGSKSSTRGRRDSSRSSRDATVGKSKTSTRGRGRGRGASNLKQTTLDASLGFRRSERSASVAATAAVQSIADDEDNVDSASSEEAGKFGIEEVDDSENDAASIQGKGRKRAAPRGRGRGSAQSSKRGRKSDNTTIQRMFMSKDDDDDDDDAVKRLNKSQPRVTRNYGALRR